In the Methanobacterium sp. genome, CCTCTTCCAAGAGGACTTGGGGATGTTTTCCGGTGCGAATTATACTGTTTTCAATTCGTATGGATCCCACACCATCAGTCCATGGTGCTACCTTACGGGCAATTTCAGGGACATTTAGATTGACTTTGATATTAGTGGCAGGGTAATATACTGTTGAACTTTTATGCTTTCCCTCACGTTCCATGAAACCCTGATAAATATTACCTGTGTTTCCGTCAACAGTTACAATTGTGCCTTCCTTAAGTTTTTCTGTTCCATTACCAGTTCCAACAATACAGGGAACCTTCATTTCCCTAAGCACTATAGCCACATGGCTGGTGATACCACCATAATCAGTTACCACCCCACCAGCCCGGTGAAGATAAGATAACATATCGCGAGAAGCAGTGGACACTACAACGATCTCCCCACCCTTAAGATTTCGGAGATCATCATCATTCTCTATCTTCCTAACCTGACCTACACCAATGTATGGGCCAGTTCCAATTCCCCGAATAATGATCATATAATCTGTATTATGTAATTAATTTCAGAAATAATGTTGTAATTTTAGTGGTACTAATTTTCAAGTTCAAAGATTCGGGAAAATAATATCTGGAAAGAATTAACGTGCAAATCTTTCCAGTAATGAAACTAATTTATCTACTGTTGGTTTTAATGGGCCTGCTTTGTAACTTAATTTGTGAAGAGCACGTATATCACTATTTTTAAGTCCTCCAACAAGTATAAGGGCTATCAAATAAACAATAGCTGCTAATAATATTACTAAAAAGAAAACCATGTAGTTATATGGAATAGAAATTATTAAAAGACTATGAGGTATTAGCAATAATATGGTTCCCATAATTCCAGTTGCCACTAAAATCCTGCCAAAATCCATGAACTCCAATTTCACATCGGCAATCTGAAGTGTCTTCCAAACTATGCTCACCATAATAACAAATGCAGTGATAGTGGTTGCAATCGCTGCACCATTAATTCCATAAATAGGAACCAAATATAAACTTAGTGCTACGTCAAACAATGAACCGAAACCTAAAATAATCATTGGAAGGTATGGCTTCCCTAATCCCTGAGCTATACTGGAGGAAACAGTATAAATAGTGAAAAACAGCATTCCAGCTGCAAGTATCTGTAATGCTGAGGCTCCATTCATATAAGCCGGTAAAATGTAGAGTAATTTCATTATAGGTGCTGCAAATATCATTGTTCCCAGAGACATTGGAAGAACCAGAAGGGCAACATATCGATAAGACTGATTTACATAATTTTTGAGAAGATCTTTATTTTCTAACCCAATTGCTTCTGCAGTAGCAGGTAAAACTGCAGTAGCTACTGCCATTGAAATAATAAGAGGGAGGCGGGCAATTGGAGTGGCAGCACCATAATATCCGATGTATTGGCTAGCCATATAAATTCCAACAACGAAATTTCCAACAAAGTCGAATAGGGCAAGTTCAGCAAGTCCGGTTATTACTACTGGAAAGGCAAATATTAGAAGTACCTTTGCCAGGGCTAATTCTTCCTTAGTTGTGAAAGTTAAATTGATATTTTTAAGTTTTTTACCAATTCCTCTTTTATATAAATAATATCCAGCCATGGCAGAAAATACAAAGCCAATTGCAGTTCCAATTATGGCACCAGCCACATAAAAACCCAATAGAATTAAAATAATTGCACTGATGATCATGAAAACTTGTTCAAATGCCTTGGTGATGACAATATTTCCCATCTGGAAAACACCCTGAAATGTACCTCTGAACGCCCCAACCAGTACACTAAAAGGAGTTATTAAAGCTACCATTTGGAAAGGAAGAACAGCCTCAGGTTTGTGGAATAATCCAATTGCCAGTGGTTCAGCCAAAAGGAAAATAGCCACACTGAAAATTAGTCCCAAAATGATTACTAACTTCATAGAAGTGTGAATAACTTGTTTTACCATAACTTGATCATCTTTAGCCGAATATTCAGAAACATATTTTGCTATGGCGGGGGGCATTCCCCCAGAAGCTATAGTTATTAGTATACCTTGCAATGGTATGGCTAAGTTTAGAATACCAAAACCAACAGGGCCAAGAAGAAATGCAGTGGTGAACCTGTAAAGATATCCCCCAATACGAAATACGAATGCCCCTATCAACATTATTGCGCTACTTCGCATGATTTTGGAACTCATAATAATACCATAAGGTGATTTTTAATAAACTGTTTTTGGGCTATTATAATTTTTTTAAAGAAAAAATTCTTTTTTTACTCTAGAAATATCAATTCACTAATTCCATATTTATAAAACTAACGTTTATAAACCCCACCATTGGATTGTACAATGCCTCCATGAAATGTTAACCCTTTCTATTAAAACCAGTTAAGAACTTTTTTAAAAATTCATAGCAATACTATT is a window encoding:
- a CDS encoding flippase, yielding MSSKIMRSSAIMLIGAFVFRIGGYLYRFTTAFLLGPVGFGILNLAIPLQGILITIASGGMPPAIAKYVSEYSAKDDQVMVKQVIHTSMKLVIILGLIFSVAIFLLAEPLAIGLFHKPEAVLPFQMVALITPFSVLVGAFRGTFQGVFQMGNIVITKAFEQVFMIISAIILILLGFYVAGAIIGTAIGFVFSAMAGYYLYKRGIGKKLKNINLTFTTKEELALAKVLLIFAFPVVITGLAELALFDFVGNFVVGIYMASQYIGYYGAATPIARLPLIISMAVATAVLPATAEAIGLENKDLLKNYVNQSYRYVALLVLPMSLGTMIFAAPIMKLLYILPAYMNGASALQILAAGMLFFTIYTVSSSIAQGLGKPYLPMIILGFGSLFDVALSLYLVPIYGINGAAIATTITAFVIMVSIVWKTLQIADVKLEFMDFGRILVATGIMGTILLLIPHSLLIISIPYNYMVFFLVILLAAIVYLIALILVGGLKNSDIRALHKLSYKAGPLKPTVDKLVSLLERFAR